Proteins from one Setaria italica strain Yugu1 chromosome V, Setaria_italica_v2.0, whole genome shotgun sequence genomic window:
- the LOC101783386 gene encoding uncharacterized protein LOC101783386 — protein MAATFSIRRCAEAMRGTPAAALGPFDLAARDLPPMEVRFFRWWEDEFAAIKAAEAEVEVEAEAEPVAEVDEDEEEAPGNGRTPKKRFVSDLFAAAPAVDAVVVPNPAADEEEVLGSIVRRHKEMRRKRRLEGAAADEPESSAAAERRAAEGNFARKTSLDKPNLGDGLDTPDASEEHEDEHHLSTEREKITDLKRRKHGRLNNSLQKKANRLKYIGSTKAIKVGKHRDIKKLPLHSILKKYTKHTSVKMVKEKHGNSKGPGVIELCRKSVKRVKFSEANGALGSKKQCSKRPQLESICQLLSDAMNSSSSSSIEMSSEEEHIIAESSSSRMPEKAFAMAKDANDNTNRDYQSERSSTVMSTGLFDLNKKLPDPADLNSPYDPNSEESCLQHTQVGTQCMDQQVIDNGKRSHKESSFTPYAQEEQQHAADLDNRMKSPCILRNQTVQDSVQLQNWCSMTMHHGVSQLSTGGEPSSFQFRGHNLSHSEKQIFHSEMNTQQGSRPSAGQTLRLMGRDLTVSNTRVDNWSEAAQKQPNPTKDHLTNRLVLELPRQGQPFLSLQTQSIPNISASSASTVAHISASSGSTTQAHFRHRTPHNVSHPLPAANVFPGDPRCEDRWRDFTDLQSHRNVLFGCPPLSNHGSAAFIQNSPPPWCYYSDHSTKTDSPSAPFSPINMEHVTPSSDYHANLPMSYGLYSANSSVHRNNSANFTWNHPDQIVQGVPDSRASAALPSRNAGTRMARADPDNATSSSSRFVLRSGPVKLSPGAKHILIPSENTEDGNSAPMYSCVSFGSSNGNVSAPHQNKGAGSRRF, from the exons atggcggcgacctTCTCCATCAG GCGCTGCGCCGAAGCGATGCGAggtacgccggcggcggcgctcggcccCTTCGACCTCGCCGCCCGGGATTTGCCGCCGATGGAGGTCCGGTTCTTCCGATGGTGGGAGGATGAGTTTGCGGCTATCAAGGCggctgaggcggaggtggaggtggaggcggaggcggagcctGTGGCGGAAGTGgacgaagacgaggaggaggcgccggggAACGGGCGGACGCCGAAGAAGCGGTTCGTCTCCGACCTCTTCGCGGCGGCGCCTGCCGtggacgccgtcgtcgtccccaacCCCGCtgcggacgaggaggaggtccTCGGCTCCATCGTCAGGCGGCACAAGGAGATGCGGAGGAAGCGGCGCctggagggagcggcggcggacgagccggagtcgtcggcggcggcggaacggCGTGCGGCGGAGGGGAATTTCGCCAGAAAG ACATCACTTgacaagccaaatttgggagaTGGGCTGGATACTCCTGATGCATCAGAGGAACATGAGGATGAACATCATCTCAGTACAGAGAGGGAAAAGATCACTGATCTTAAGAGAAGGAAGCATGGAAGACTCAATAATAGCTTACAGAAGAAGGCTAATAGGCTGAAGTATATTGGGAGTACAAAGGCTATTAAGGTGGGGAAACATCGGGATATTAAAAAACTCCCGTTGCACAGCATTCTGAAGAAGTACACGAAGCATACATCCGTCAAAATGGTTAAGGAAAAGCATGGCAATTCAAAAGGCCCTGGAGTCATAGAACTCTGCCGCAAATCGGTTAAGCGTGTCAAATTCTCAGAAGCAAATGGTGCACTTGGCAGTAAGAAGCAATGTTCCAAAAGACCCCAACTAGAAAGTATCTGCCAGCTACTGTCTGATGCTATGaattcttcttcatcatcatccatagAAATGTCCAGTGAAGAGGAACACATTATTGCAGAAAGCAGTAGTTCTCGCATGCCTGAGAAAGCCTTTGCTATGGCTAAGGATGCAAATGATAACACAAATCGTGATTATCAATCCGAGCGCAGTAGTACTGTAATGTCCACTGGTTTATTTGATCTGAATAAAAAATTGCCAGATCCTGCTGACTTGAACAGCCCTTATGATCCAAATTCAGAGGAGTCATGTCTTCAGCATACACAGGTTGGAACTCAGTGTATGGATCAACAAGTTATTGACAATGGAAAAAGAAGCCATAAAGAGTCGTCTTTCACTCCATATGCCCAAGAAGAACAGCAACATGCAGCTGACTTGGACAACAGAATGAAGTCCCCGTGTATACTGCGAAACCAAACTGTTCAGGATTCGGTTCAGCTGCAAAATTGGTGCTCCATGACTATGCATCATGGTGTCTCTCAGCTCTCAACTGGAGGTGAACCTTCTTCCTTTCAATTTCGAGGACATAATCTATCACACAGTGAGAAACAAATTTTTCATTCAGAAATGAACACGCAACAAGGTTCTAGGCCTTCTGCAGGACAAACCTTGCGCTTGATGGGTCGTGATCTTACAGTATCCAATACTAGAGTCGACAATTGGTCTGAGGCGGCACAGAAACAACCAAATCCTACTAAAGACCATCTTACCAACAGGTTGGTGTTGGAACTGCCACGACAAGGTCAGCCTTTCCTATCATTACAAACTCAGAGTATTCCCAACATTTCAGCAAGTTCTGCAAGCACGGTAGCTCATATTTCAGCAAGTTCAGGAAGCACAACTCAGGCACATTTTAGACACAGAACCCCACATAATGTCAGCCACCCTTTGCCCGCTGCCAATGTGTTCCCTGGTGATCCAAGATGTGAAGACAGGTGGAGGGACTTTACAGACTTGCAATCTCATAGAAATGTTCTATTTGGATGTCCACCACTTTCCAATCATGGCAGTGCTGCCTTTATTCAGAATTCGCCACCTCCTTGGTGTTATTACTCTGATCATTCCACTAAGACAGATTCGCCCTCAGCACCATTTTCACCAATAAATATGGAGCATGTGACACCGTCTTCAGATTACCATGCCAATTTGCCTATGTCATATGGTCTGTACTCTGCAAACTCATCAGTTCACCGTAATAACTCTGCAAATTTTACATGGAACCACCCAGACCAGATAGTTCAAGGAGTTCCTGATAGCAGAGCCTCAGCAGCCCTTCCATCCAGAAACGCAGGAACTCGAATGGCAAGAGCTGATCCTGACAATGCTACTTCATCTAGCAGCCGTTTTGTGCTGAGGTCAGGCCCAGTGAAGCTCAGCCCCGGGGCGAAGCATATCCTGATACCGAGTGAGAATACAGAGGATGGCAATTCCGCACCAATGTACTCTTGTGTGTCCTTTGGTAGCAGTAATGGAAATGTTTCGGCTCCTCACCAGAACAAAGGAGCAGGTTCCCGTAGGTTCTAG